One part of the Deltaproteobacteria bacterium genome encodes these proteins:
- a CDS encoding (2Fe-2S) ferredoxin domain-containing protein: MEPLKYRIFVCTADKEEGKSSCVRRGSKETLALLKEELVRRNLQFDMKAVPCGCFDLCERGPNLVVYPEGTWYSGLSSEKVADFVETQLVAGRRFEPCACDEKELKDFFAKRKIRKIAEVKKIL; this comes from the coding sequence ACGGCGGACAAGGAGGAGGGAAAATCCTCCTGCGTCCGGCGCGGTTCCAAAGAAACGCTCGCCCTGCTGAAGGAGGAACTGGTCCGGCGCAATCTGCAGTTTGACATGAAGGCCGTGCCGTGCGGCTGTTTCGATTTGTGCGAACGGGGCCCCAATCTTGTCGTCTATCCCGAAGGAACCTGGTATTCCGGCCTGTCTTCGGAAAAAGTGGCCGATTTTGTCGAGACTCAACTGGTGGCCGGGAGGCGTTTTGAACCATGCGCCTGCGATGAGAAAGAATTGAAAGATTTTTTTGCGAAGCGCAAGATCCGAAAAATAGCCGAAGTGAAAAAAATATTATAA